The genome window CTTGGGAAGCGCTACACAATCTTTTTTCCGGATTCAATAAAAAGATGGAGAGCTGTCATTGCAAGAAGGAAAATGGAATCTGTTTTATGGATATCGACTATTGTCACATCCATCCCGACCACAAAGAATTTTTCATCGACCTCATGCAAATCCCCGACATACGCCCCGCCACGGCACATATTTAAAAGGGAGTTTGGTTAAAAATTTCTGAACTATTTTTTGAAGCGGATGTATTTGAAAATGTAGGTCTGCGTTGGTTTTAGGTAGAGGCCCTGAATGTGGGGTTTCGTCAGTGTGTAAAGGGTATTGTAAAAAAGAGGCATCTCCGGCATTTCATTCATGGCGATTTTTTCCATCTGTTCATACATCCTCAGGCGCTTTTCCAAATTGGGTTCAACGTCCGAGGCCTTTTCCAGTTTATCAAATTCAGTGTTGGACCATTGTGATGTATTGGCAGTGACATTTTCCGTCACCAAATCGTAAAAAAAAGTGGGGGGATAAACATATTCTCCAACACCCCCGAAACGCGCGATTTCAAAACTGTGATTATGCACCGAGGCTACATGCACCTTCCACTCCTGATTGACCATTTTAATATCAATGCCGAGATTTTTCTTCCACATTTGCTGGATGGTTTCGGCCACCATTTTATGGCGCTCCATCGTATTGTAGGTGATCGTTAAAGAAGGAAAACCCTTCCCGTCAGGATAGCCTGCTTCTGCAAGCAATTTCTTCGCTTGCACCGGATCATAATCAATCAACTTGGAATAATGATAACCCGGAATACCCGGAGGCAGATAACCCGTTGCCGGCAATTCACCCGTTCTTAAAACATTTTTCACCAACGTATTCCGGTCAATGGCAAGAGAAAGCGCCTTACGTACACGGGGATCTTTTAACGTCGGGTTTTTGGTGTTGAAGACATAGAAAGCGAGTCCAAAAAGAGGAACGCTTCGGAAGTCAGGGTGTTGCATCAGCGTGGGAATCTTTACCATCGGTAGCCCATCAATAAAATCCATCTCACCGGAAAAATAGCGTTTCAAACCGGTTTCGGAATCTTCAACAGGATAGATGAGAATTTGGTCCAGAAAAACATTTTTGACATCCCAGTAGCCGGGATTTTTGATGAGAATTATTTTCTCAAATGGCTTCCACTCCTTCAGAAGAAAAGCACCGTTGGAAACGATGTGCTCAGGACGAACCCAACTGTCGCCAAATTTTTCGATAATATCTTTGCGAGCGGGGTAGAGCGTCGGCATGCTCGCCAATTCCAGAAAAGGGGGAAACGGAGCGGCAAGCTCCACGCGAAAGGTGAGCGGATCAACGGCCTTGAATCCCAACAGT of Deltaproteobacteria bacterium contains these proteins:
- a CDS encoding peptide ABC transporter substrate-binding protein, coding for MKKIFFPFLALLIVFSARLHAAETQNVFRFDNSAEPQSLDPQIVATVDATTTVMQIFEGLVMPAPKEMKVVPGIAEKWEISPNGKIYTFHLRKDAKWSDGKPVTAYDFEYAWERALNPKTGSQQSMRLQYVKNGKDYLAGKIKDPKLLGFKAVDPLTFRVELAAPFPPFLELASMPTLYPARKDIIEKFGDSWVRPEHIVSNGAFLLKEWKPFEKIILIKNPGYWDVKNVFLDQILIYPVEDSETGLKRYFSGEMDFIDGLPMVKIPTLMQHPDFRSVPLFGLAFYVFNTKNPTLKDPRVRKALSLAIDRNTLVKNVLRTGELPATGYLPPGIPGYHYSKLIDYDPVQAKKLLAEAGYPDGKGFPSLTITYNTMERHKMVAETIQQMWKKNLGIDIKMVNQEWKVHVASVHNHSFEIARFGGVGEYVYPPTFFYDLVTENVTANTSQWSNTEFDKLEKASDVEPNLEKRLRMYEQMEKIAMNEMPEMPLFYNTLYTLTKPHIQGLYLKPTQTYIFKYIRFKK